The proteins below are encoded in one region of Sinorhizobium meliloti:
- a CDS encoding IclR family transcriptional regulator, whose protein sequence is MSVRPLSSVLKTLAAFECIAAAPEPLRLVGIARQLGEARGAAHQRLVTLVEAGWIEQTPDGRYRLTLRIVGHAAMALEQSNLGVRFAGVLEEMVTESGETASLAVLDGKSAVIVRRVESRGVLRADLRIGTQLRLDRTAFGRVLVSFSRPEIVDRLRAQGVELPDDETITGVRKCGYAISEVEGPRTVSAVAAPIIDAQGECIGALALSGPFTGFDTDKCARIVVAAAAASAARLRGEQ, encoded by the coding sequence ATGTCGGTTCGCCCCTTATCATCGGTGCTCAAGACCCTCGCAGCGTTCGAGTGTATCGCCGCGGCACCGGAGCCGTTGCGCCTCGTCGGCATCGCGCGCCAACTCGGCGAAGCGCGGGGTGCGGCCCATCAGCGCCTCGTCACTCTGGTGGAAGCCGGATGGATCGAGCAGACGCCCGACGGCCGCTATCGTTTGACGCTTCGCATCGTCGGACACGCGGCCATGGCGCTCGAACAATCCAATCTCGGCGTGCGCTTTGCAGGCGTCCTGGAAGAGATGGTCACGGAGAGCGGTGAGACCGCCTCGCTCGCCGTTCTCGACGGAAAATCCGCCGTCATCGTTCGGCGGGTCGAGTCGCGCGGCGTCCTTCGCGCGGACCTTCGGATCGGAACGCAGCTCCGCCTCGATCGCACCGCCTTCGGTCGGGTGCTCGTATCGTTCTCGCGTCCGGAAATAGTCGACCGGCTGAGGGCGCAGGGCGTCGAACTGCCGGATGACGAGACCATCACCGGGGTGCGCAAGTGCGGCTACGCCATTTCGGAGGTCGAGGGGCCACGGACCGTATCGGCGGTCGCCGCCCCGATCATCGATGCGCAGGGCGAATGCATCGGCGCGCTTGCGCTTTCCGGCCCGTTCACAGGTTTCGATACTGACAAGTGCGCCCGGATCGTCGTCGCAGCAGCGGCGGCAAGCGCCGCGCGCCTGCGAGGAGAACAATGA